In Pelosinus sp. UFO1, one genomic interval encodes:
- a CDS encoding NAD(P)/FAD-dependent oxidoreductase: MLRIINMRVLLDTNTTINKLAAKRLKLPPQAVLEVVIVRRALDARRKNNISFVYTLDVKTAVPEGQVLSRLKGDKDVSQVAEYVPEPIILGLEKLEHPPVVIGLGPAGMLAALTLAKHGYRPLVLERGRKIEDRTKDVSKFWQTGNFDPISNVQFGEGGAGTFSDGKLTTRVNDPLMRQVLELFVKAGAPQEITYLHKPHIGTDKLRDVVKNIRQEIIALGGQVEFEAKVTDVDIKDGQLKGLVVNENRYIPCSVALLGIGHSARDTYEMLHKQGVAMEAKAFAIGVRIEHPQDVIDVSQYGISAGHSQLPAADYALVYHDKDAGRTAYSFCMCPGGLVVAASSETGGVVTNGMSLYNRASGVANSALVVNVTPEDFGNEILGGIAFQRKYEQLAFSVGGSNYHAPLQTVGDFLAGTTGSTTFITKPSYRPGTVATDLRQCLPQFVTDTLAKALPEFERKIKGFAHPEAIMTGVETRTSAPVRIIRKSDFISLNTEGLYPIGEGAGYAGGIMSAALDGLNSAIAIIKQYKV; encoded by the coding sequence TTGTTACGGATAATAAATATGCGGGTGCTGCTGGATACCAATACAACAATCAATAAGTTAGCAGCAAAAAGGCTGAAATTACCACCCCAAGCTGTGCTTGAGGTGGTCATTGTACGTAGGGCTCTTGATGCCCGTCGAAAAAATAACATAAGTTTTGTATACACTCTTGATGTAAAGACGGCGGTTCCAGAGGGGCAAGTCTTATCCCGCTTAAAGGGGGATAAGGATGTATCCCAGGTGGCTGAATATGTACCTGAACCCATTATATTGGGACTAGAAAAATTAGAACATCCTCCTGTAGTCATTGGTTTGGGGCCAGCAGGTATGCTAGCAGCCCTAACCTTAGCGAAACATGGTTATCGTCCGTTGGTTTTAGAACGGGGACGAAAAATCGAAGATCGTACGAAAGATGTTAGTAAGTTTTGGCAGACAGGAAATTTTGACCCCATTTCCAACGTGCAGTTTGGAGAAGGGGGCGCAGGAACTTTTTCTGATGGAAAACTGACTACACGTGTAAATGATCCGTTAATGCGTCAGGTGCTGGAGCTTTTCGTTAAGGCGGGAGCACCCCAAGAGATTACTTATCTTCATAAACCACATATTGGCACTGATAAACTGAGAGATGTTGTAAAGAATATACGGCAAGAAATCATCGCATTAGGCGGCCAAGTGGAGTTCGAAGCCAAGGTAACAGATGTTGATATAAAGGATGGACAGTTAAAAGGACTGGTTGTCAATGAAAATCGGTATATTCCTTGTTCGGTAGCTTTACTAGGTATTGGTCACAGCGCTCGGGATACCTATGAGATGCTTCACAAACAAGGTGTTGCTATGGAGGCAAAAGCCTTTGCCATTGGTGTCCGTATTGAACATCCCCAGGATGTAATTGATGTATCTCAGTATGGTATTTCGGCGGGGCATTCCCAGCTGCCTGCTGCGGATTATGCTCTTGTGTATCATGATAAAGACGCAGGCCGCACTGCCTACTCTTTTTGCATGTGCCCAGGTGGCCTAGTAGTAGCTGCCTCCTCTGAAACAGGAGGGGTAGTCACCAATGGGATGAGCCTGTATAATAGAGCATCAGGAGTAGCCAATAGTGCTTTGGTAGTTAATGTTACTCCAGAGGATTTTGGCAATGAAATATTGGGTGGTATTGCATTCCAGCGCAAATATGAACAATTAGCATTTTCCGTTGGTGGCAGTAATTACCATGCACCGTTACAGACGGTGGGAGATTTTTTGGCAGGGACAACAGGTAGTACTACTTTTATTACAAAACCAAGTTATCGGCCGGGAACAGTTGCCACTGATTTGCGGCAATGCTTACCACAGTTTGTTACTGATACACTTGCGAAAGCATTGCCAGAATTTGAGCGAAAGATCAAAGGTTTTGCTCATCCCGAGGCTATCATGACAGGGGTGGAGACAAGAACCTCTGCACCTGTGCGTATTATAAGAAAAAGTGATTTTATTTCTTTGAATACAGAAGGGTTATATCCGATTGGGGAAGGCGCTGGTTATGCAGGTGGTATCATGAGTGCAGCTCTTGATGGCCTGAACTCTGCAATTGCTATTATTAAACAATATAAGGTGTAA